A genomic region of Rhodohalobacter sp. 614A contains the following coding sequences:
- a CDS encoding DoxX family protein produces MAGIDNKYSDLALLILRIGVGVIFIVSGWGKLTGIEGVQGFFGTAGIPLPGIMAWVVALIEFFGGMMVVFGAYAKIPYLLLAIIMLVAIFTVKIDQGFGASRLELMLLLTCFALFLTGSGQYSIDYKIATR; encoded by the coding sequence ATGGCAGGTATCGATAATAAATACAGTGATTTAGCGCTGTTGATTCTGCGGATTGGAGTTGGAGTCATTTTTATTGTATCAGGCTGGGGGAAGTTGACCGGTATTGAAGGTGTGCAAGGTTTTTTTGGCACTGCTGGAATACCTCTTCCAGGGATTATGGCATGGGTTGTGGCTCTTATTGAGTTTTTTGGAGGAATGATGGTTGTTTTTGGCGCCTATGCAAAAATACCGTATTTGTTATTGGCTATTATAATGCTGGTAGCAATATTTACGGTTAAAATTGATCAGGGATTTGGAGCATCTCGATTGGAGCTAATGCTTCTATTGACATGTTTCGCTTTGTTTTTGACCGGGAGTGGCCAATATTCTATTGATTACAAGATAGCGACTCGTTAA
- a CDS encoding MauE/DoxX family redox-associated membrane protein, whose amino-acid sequence MNKNKVITYVQYLFRFILGGLLVFAGILKMQDNSALFESVAYITWLPIGLKSLIIDLLPYVEVLVGGLLALSLFSKIVDPIATIIYLIFFIFAIYGLTQGIEGDCGCFGELGESTLIGSLLGSQFGWKMVIRNGFFVLMAAFLFWKPSAKVNP is encoded by the coding sequence ATGAATAAAAACAAAGTCATTACCTACGTTCAGTATCTTTTTCGGTTTATTCTCGGTGGACTTTTGGTCTTCGCCGGAATTCTGAAAATGCAGGACAACTCCGCCTTGTTTGAATCAGTGGCCTACATTACCTGGTTGCCTATCGGGCTGAAGTCTCTGATTATTGACCTGCTTCCATATGTGGAAGTACTGGTTGGAGGTCTTTTGGCACTGAGTCTTTTTTCAAAAATTGTTGACCCGATTGCTACAATCATCTACCTGATATTCTTCATTTTTGCAATTTATGGACTTACCCAGGGAATAGAAGGGGATTGCGGATGTTTCGGCGAACTTGGTGAATCCACACTGATTGGCAGCTTGCTTGGGAGTCAGTTTGGTTGGAAGATGGTAATCCGAAATGGATTTTTTGTGTTGATGGCAGCTTTTCTTTTCTGGAAGCCGTCTGCTAAAGTGAACCCGTAA
- the purF gene encoding amidophosphoribosyltransferase, which produces MTDKPHDYCGIFGVYNHPEAAVLTYYGLHALQHRGQESAGIVTTYYDINKGRYVMPMHKDFGLVLSVFDDSKIFKKELIGRSAIGHNRYSTSGSSKNPANIQPFRVHYRNGNLAIGHNGNLTNARQLRERFRDEGVLFQSTSDTELILHLISHSKKETVVDQVLDALNQIEGAYCLMILTDEQLIAVRDPNGFRPLALGMIDDSYTIASETCAFDIIGAEYIRDVEPGEIVIIDREADINQKPKSHFLKPKEGTAPSQCIFEYVYFSRPDSRIFGENVDKIRRNLGKHLAKEHPLNEIIKYNSEDKRPIVISVPDSSNTAAIGYAHESKKAGYDCKYDIGLIRNHYVGRTFISPGQKSREQKVRTKFNPVRGVLEGRSVIIVDDSIVRGTTSRHLVDMIREANPLEVHFLVSSPPITHPCFYGMDFPDPDELIANKFDGNTEAIAREIGVDSLRYLSANGLVSAVKEANNSHHNYCTACFTGDYPVPVNFGVEKEENEIV; this is translated from the coding sequence ATGACCGACAAACCTCACGATTATTGCGGGATTTTTGGAGTTTATAACCATCCGGAAGCCGCAGTCCTCACCTATTACGGTTTACACGCACTTCAACACCGTGGACAAGAATCAGCCGGAATTGTAACCACCTATTACGATATCAACAAAGGGCGATATGTAATGCCCATGCACAAAGATTTTGGGTTGGTTCTTTCTGTTTTTGATGATTCCAAGATCTTCAAAAAAGAATTGATTGGCCGATCTGCAATTGGCCATAACCGATATTCTACCTCGGGATCATCCAAAAATCCGGCAAATATTCAACCGTTTCGGGTTCATTACCGAAATGGAAACCTGGCAATTGGCCACAATGGAAACCTGACAAATGCCCGCCAGTTGCGCGAGCGATTTCGTGATGAGGGGGTTTTATTTCAAAGCACCTCGGATACGGAATTGATTCTTCACCTGATTTCTCACAGCAAAAAAGAGACAGTGGTAGACCAGGTTCTCGATGCTCTCAACCAGATTGAGGGTGCATACTGTTTAATGATTTTGACTGATGAGCAATTGATTGCTGTTCGCGATCCCAATGGGTTTCGGCCGTTGGCTTTGGGCATGATTGATGATTCTTACACCATAGCCAGCGAAACGTGTGCTTTTGATATTATCGGCGCGGAATATATTCGTGATGTTGAACCCGGCGAAATTGTGATTATTGACAGGGAAGCAGATATCAATCAAAAACCCAAGTCTCACTTTTTAAAACCAAAAGAAGGGACCGCACCCAGCCAGTGTATCTTTGAGTATGTCTATTTCTCCCGGCCAGACAGTAGAATTTTTGGCGAAAATGTCGATAAGATCCGGCGCAATCTTGGGAAGCACCTTGCCAAAGAACACCCGCTGAATGAAATCATTAAATATAACAGTGAGGACAAACGTCCCATTGTTATCTCAGTTCCCGATTCGAGTAACACAGCCGCCATCGGGTATGCCCATGAAAGCAAAAAAGCCGGTTATGATTGCAAGTATGATATCGGCTTAATTCGAAATCATTATGTGGGCCGCACCTTTATTTCACCGGGACAAAAATCGCGCGAGCAAAAAGTCCGTACCAAGTTCAATCCTGTTCGGGGAGTTTTGGAAGGGCGCTCGGTAATTATTGTAGATGATTCAATTGTGCGCGGAACAACGTCTCGTCATTTAGTAGATATGATTCGCGAGGCCAACCCGCTGGAAGTTCACTTTTTAGTGAGTTCGCCGCCCATAACTCATCCATGTTTTTATGGAATGGATTTTCCCGATCCCGATGAACTGATAGCCAATAAGTTTGACGGAAATACGGAAGCAATAGCCCGGGAAATCGGCGTAGATAGTTTGCGATATCTCTCAGCCAATGGGCTCGTTAGCGCTGTAAAAGAAGCCAATAATTCTCACCATAATTACTGTACTGCCTGTTTTACCGGAGACTATCCCGTACCGGTTAACTTTGGCGTGGAGAAAGAAGAAAACGAAATTGTTTGA
- a CDS encoding AI-2E family transporter, with protein sequence MISENKWYIKYTFGLAGLMLTIYTMVVAKSVLVPLLFSLFFAILLLPVSGWLERYKFPRVLSSFGAIFLGIILFSGVLFFFFTQMNDFAQDADMFVERLQEMLASLNQFLSQYFDVQNVIRLDQIVETLFNFVRENTASLTRQLSSAASTLTTILLVPIFVFLILLLRDILKNFLLKAFGQGDSGQEKKVKTIILNVKATVQNYITGVLIVMGILSVLYSILLTVIGVDHAIFFGVFAGMMNIIPFVGPLLGSVLPILYALITMDSLFYPLMILLGFYVIQLFEGNLITPVIVGSQVSMNALITLLLLFVGAQVWGLAGMILFIPLGAIVKVICDEVDQLNPYGYVMGRTTEDKSEERSILAKKLRQLSEKASSEKDKKPE encoded by the coding sequence ATGATATCAGAAAATAAATGGTACATCAAATATACTTTTGGATTAGCCGGCCTCATGCTGACCATTTACACGATGGTGGTAGCAAAATCGGTTTTAGTGCCGCTTCTGTTTTCGTTGTTTTTTGCAATCTTGCTTTTACCGGTAAGCGGCTGGCTTGAGCGATATAAATTTCCGCGGGTACTCTCATCTTTTGGCGCCATCTTTTTAGGGATTATTCTTTTTTCTGGGGTTTTGTTCTTTTTCTTTACTCAAATGAATGATTTTGCCCAGGATGCCGATATGTTTGTTGAGCGCCTTCAGGAAATGCTCGCGTCGTTGAACCAATTTCTTTCTCAGTATTTTGATGTGCAAAATGTAATCCGGCTGGATCAAATTGTTGAGACACTTTTCAATTTTGTGCGCGAAAATACAGCCTCTCTTACCCGGCAGTTAAGCAGTGCGGCTTCAACACTTACAACAATTCTGCTTGTACCGATTTTTGTGTTTTTGATTTTGCTCCTCAGAGACATCCTCAAAAATTTTCTACTGAAAGCATTTGGACAAGGGGATTCCGGACAGGAGAAAAAAGTAAAAACGATCATTTTAAATGTGAAGGCAACGGTTCAAAATTACATTACGGGCGTGTTAATCGTGATGGGAATTCTCTCTGTTCTTTATTCCATTCTTTTGACTGTGATTGGAGTTGATCACGCTATTTTCTTCGGAGTTTTTGCAGGCATGATGAACATCATTCCATTTGTCGGCCCGCTTTTGGGTTCCGTTTTACCGATTCTTTATGCACTCATTACGATGGATTCTCTTTTCTATCCTCTCATGATTTTGCTCGGTTTTTACGTCATCCAACTCTTTGAGGGGAATTTAATTACACCGGTGATTGTAGGCAGCCAGGTGAGTATGAACGCTTTGATTACACTTTTGCTTCTTTTTGTAGGTGCCCAGGTTTGGGGCCTTGCCGGTATGATTCTTTTTATTCCGCTCGGAGCCATCGTGAAAGTGATTTGTGATGAGGTTGATCAACTGAATCCCTACGGATATGTGATGGGACGTACCACAGAAGATAAAAGTGAAGAGCGGAGTATACTGGCAAAAAAATTAAGGCAGCTTTCAGAAAAAGCATCATCTGAAAAAGACAAAAAGCCTGAATAG
- the serA gene encoding phosphoglycerate dehydrogenase, with amino-acid sequence MSFKVLLLDNVDPVCADIFKERGIEADQPPKMELDELKKIIGNYEAVVVRSATTVNEDLLKHADNLQIIGRAGVGVDNIDIPAATQKGVLVMNTPDGNTISTAEHTCGMIIALARNIPQSVEKVKGGGWDRKKYMGTEVHGKTLGIVGLGKIGTEVALRMKAFGMEIVAYDPFTTQDHAKDIGVKLMELDELLGVTDFLTVHTPLTEKTKNMISLENEEKLKPGMRLVNCARGGIYKEEDLPELIEKQIIAGAALDVYTTEPPSEELYEVLKNPAIISTPHLGASTEEAQEKVAVQIASQISDALENKNYKGSLNSKSISLLTNDEVQPYVELAEKLGKVSGQIMPKNASNFSFEYTGVCTKYSEVLTDAVLKGMLAQFVSESVNLINARHYAIERGFKLSETNKSDDKNYNDLITIKLGDSSDYKQISAAVFGPGDYRIVEIDGFGIELRLEGDILMYQNIDKPGMLAAVSSTLAKQNINIGALSLGRTGKGSNAITAVIVDKQLDTEELEAIYELDGVSNVKYISLS; translated from the coding sequence ATGTCATTTAAAGTTTTATTGCTTGATAATGTAGACCCCGTTTGTGCGGATATTTTTAAAGAAAGAGGAATAGAAGCCGATCAGCCTCCAAAAATGGAGCTGGATGAACTAAAAAAAATTATCGGCAATTACGAGGCGGTTGTTGTTAGAAGTGCTACAACTGTCAATGAAGATTTGCTGAAGCACGCAGATAACCTGCAGATCATCGGCCGTGCCGGTGTTGGGGTTGATAATATCGACATTCCTGCAGCAACCCAAAAAGGGGTGCTTGTGATGAATACTCCGGACGGAAACACAATTTCCACGGCGGAACACACTTGCGGTATGATCATTGCCCTGGCCCGGAATATTCCACAGTCTGTAGAGAAAGTGAAAGGCGGGGGATGGGACCGGAAAAAATACATGGGTACCGAAGTTCATGGAAAAACCCTCGGAATTGTTGGGCTCGGAAAAATCGGGACTGAAGTAGCCCTGCGGATGAAAGCATTCGGAATGGAGATTGTTGCTTATGATCCGTTCACTACACAGGATCATGCCAAAGATATTGGCGTAAAACTGATGGAACTCGATGAATTATTGGGTGTCACAGATTTTCTAACTGTTCATACACCTCTCACGGAAAAGACCAAAAACATGATTTCTCTTGAAAATGAAGAGAAATTGAAACCCGGAATGAGATTGGTTAACTGTGCAAGGGGAGGAATTTATAAAGAAGAAGATCTTCCCGAACTCATTGAAAAACAGATTATTGCCGGTGCTGCACTGGATGTTTACACCACTGAACCTCCCTCAGAAGAGTTGTATGAAGTACTGAAAAATCCTGCAATTATTTCTACGCCTCACCTTGGTGCTTCAACTGAGGAAGCACAGGAAAAAGTAGCCGTGCAGATTGCCAGCCAGATTTCTGATGCGCTTGAGAACAAAAATTATAAAGGCAGTCTGAACAGCAAGTCTATTTCGTTGCTTACCAACGATGAAGTTCAGCCCTATGTTGAACTCGCTGAGAAACTTGGAAAGGTATCCGGACAGATCATGCCGAAAAATGCCAGTAACTTTTCTTTTGAATACACCGGTGTTTGCACCAAATATTCTGAAGTACTGACCGATGCTGTTTTGAAAGGAATGCTTGCTCAGTTTGTGAGTGAATCTGTGAATTTGATTAATGCACGTCATTATGCCATTGAGCGCGGGTTCAAACTCAGTGAAACCAACAAGAGTGATGACAAAAACTATAACGATCTGATTACCATTAAACTTGGTGACAGCTCTGACTACAAGCAGATTTCTGCTGCGGTATTTGGCCCGGGCGATTATCGAATTGTTGAGATTGACGGATTTGGAATCGAGTTGCGACTTGAAGGGGATATCCTGATGTATCAAAACATAGATAAACCGGGTATGCTCGCTGCCGTTTCCAGCACATTAGCCAAGCAAAATATCAACATTGGCGCATTGAGTCTCGGCCGAACAGGCAAGGGATCAAATGCCATTACGGCCGTCATTGTAGATAAACAGCTCGACACTGAAGAGTTGGAAGCTATTTACGAGCTTGATGGCGTAAGCAATGTAAAATACATTTCGTTGAGCTAA
- the yihA gene encoding ribosome biogenesis GTP-binding protein YihA/YsxC codes for MAFDTATFVTSAPSLNECPPEGLPEVCFAGRSNVGKSSLINTLVNRKRLARTSNTPGKTQQMNYYNIDQKFYIVDLPGFGFAKVPEKERQRWGRDIQQYLLKRNTLSIILHLVDSRHHPTKLDKDFFYWMASNQKPFSVILTKTDKLSGNKLAASKKVVKKTLEKMNIEVPILVSSSETGQGMDELQSLITEFVNRN; via the coding sequence ATGGCATTCGATACCGCCACATTTGTAACGAGTGCGCCCTCACTGAATGAGTGTCCGCCAGAAGGTCTGCCAGAAGTCTGTTTTGCAGGACGATCGAACGTTGGAAAGTCCTCGCTTATCAATACTCTTGTGAACCGGAAACGCTTGGCCAGAACAAGTAACACACCGGGAAAAACCCAGCAGATGAATTACTACAACATCGATCAAAAATTTTATATTGTAGATCTTCCGGGGTTTGGATTTGCAAAGGTTCCTGAAAAGGAGCGACAGCGTTGGGGCCGGGATATTCAACAATACCTGCTGAAAAGAAATACGTTGAGTATTATTCTGCATCTCGTAGACTCACGGCATCATCCCACCAAATTGGATAAAGATTTTTTTTATTGGATGGCGTCCAACCAGAAACCGTTTAGCGTGATACTTACAAAAACAGACAAGCTATCCGGGAATAAATTGGCAGCATCAAAAAAAGTTGTAAAAAAAACACTGGAAAAGATGAACATTGAAGTTCCGATTCTCGTCAGTTCATCAGAAACAGGCCAGGGAATGGACGAGCTTCAATCTCTGATTACAGAATTTGTTAACCGTAACTAG
- a CDS encoding amidohydrolase family protein, which translates to MRSFKRVFLMICVIFPLFATTSFAQSLVIKNVQVLTMENDQVRQNQTIMIKDGWIEWVGPDSEAEYPDDATIVEGYFYVMPGLAEMHAHIPSPDQGEQAMLNTLVLYLSQGMTTIRGMLGDPVHLELRARAEESDFLSPRILTSGPSFNGNSATSPEISRQMVRDQVDAGYNLLKFHPGITLENFSAITDEANSLGIEFSGHISEGIGLERSLEAGQGTIDHFDKYLEFLADDAEKENGSVIYFGYEETPRADISLIENAAQMTEDASAWVVPTNTLLENVFNPELSVEEMQQWPGMEYMSEDLVNGWTNFVRQLRNSDDYNEEQARQYLDIRKELTLSVHEHGSRLLLGADAPQIFNPPGFAAHRELELMVESGLTPFQALQTGTVNVGRYLHEEDTVGKIAAGYRADLILLDVNPLKSIPFQNHIQGVIYRGNYLNSQELRTLLNNLRN; encoded by the coding sequence ATGAGATCTTTCAAACGAGTTTTTCTGATGATTTGTGTGATTTTCCCTTTGTTTGCGACAACTTCTTTTGCTCAGTCACTGGTTATTAAAAACGTTCAGGTTCTGACGATGGAGAACGATCAGGTTCGGCAGAATCAAACCATTATGATTAAGGACGGATGGATTGAATGGGTGGGACCTGATAGCGAAGCCGAATATCCCGATGATGCAACCATTGTAGAGGGTTATTTTTACGTGATGCCTGGCCTTGCCGAGATGCATGCGCATATTCCTTCACCCGACCAGGGAGAACAGGCGATGCTCAATACGCTGGTTCTCTACCTTTCCCAAGGGATGACAACCATTCGCGGAATGTTGGGAGATCCTGTTCATCTTGAGTTAAGAGCCAGGGCAGAAGAGAGTGATTTTTTAAGTCCGAGGATTTTAACATCTGGCCCTTCTTTCAATGGAAATTCGGCCACTTCTCCGGAAATCAGCCGGCAGATGGTTCGGGATCAGGTGGATGCCGGCTATAATTTGCTAAAATTTCATCCCGGGATTACACTTGAGAACTTCAGTGCTATTACAGATGAAGCGAACAGCCTGGGTATTGAATTTTCAGGTCATATTTCAGAAGGAATTGGATTAGAACGATCCCTTGAAGCAGGGCAGGGGACTATCGATCATTTTGACAAATATCTTGAATTTCTGGCTGACGATGCCGAAAAAGAGAATGGATCTGTAATCTATTTTGGGTACGAAGAAACGCCCCGTGCGGATATTTCACTGATTGAAAATGCCGCTCAGATGACCGAAGATGCCAGTGCATGGGTAGTGCCGACAAATACACTTTTGGAGAATGTTTTCAATCCTGAATTGTCGGTTGAAGAAATGCAGCAATGGCCGGGAATGGAATACATGTCTGAAGACTTGGTTAATGGCTGGACCAATTTTGTGAGGCAACTCAGAAACAGCGATGACTATAACGAAGAACAAGCCCGCCAATACCTTGATATCCGGAAAGAGCTAACGCTTTCAGTTCATGAGCATGGCAGCCGGTTGTTACTTGGCGCCGATGCTCCCCAGATTTTTAATCCCCCGGGATTTGCCGCACACCGTGAGCTGGAACTGATGGTTGAATCCGGGCTTACTCCATTCCAGGCACTTCAAACCGGAACGGTAAATGTGGGCCGATATCTTCATGAAGAAGACACCGTTGGCAAAATAGCCGCAGGATATCGCGCGGATTTAATTCTGCTTGATGTAAATCCGCTTAAATCGATTCCATTTCAGAATCATATTCAGGGAGTAATTTATCGTGGCAACTATCTGAATAGCCAAGAATTACGCACTTTGTTGAATAATTTGAGGAATTAA
- a CDS encoding Gfo/Idh/MocA family protein, whose amino-acid sequence MKALKIGIVGSGFIGKFLAVAMKQVRHIEISAIYKRGEAEELAKYAKENGLGNPELFNTVSEMCNHCDAIAIYSPNYTRLAIMEEIADAVQKGAPLKGVICEKPLGRTVAEAQKMVDLARGANLLTAYYENQLHMKAVNNALDQLRPQQEVMGSFTLARSTEEHAGPHNAWFWNPAQQGGGVLSDMGCHSIAVCRHILTPHGKSPTFLEPVAVQCDTSLLKWGQPKYRKQLKEKFGVDYAETPAEDFVTGIITFKNPETGQLVKGQFTNSWMYDKQGLRLSMDALGPGYAMEINSLISPSEIFIGDEAAEGVADAELAMEKSTASRGLLPVHPNEADLYGYGTEQQDVVHSFLNGKDAFLNWEFGVEVSKLVQAAYLAAEKGVTIDLTDQNIQEELKTYKSLIAQGKGADVLFS is encoded by the coding sequence ATGAAAGCATTGAAGATTGGAATTGTAGGATCAGGATTTATTGGCAAATTTTTAGCTGTTGCTATGAAGCAGGTTCGCCACATTGAAATATCGGCGATCTACAAACGCGGAGAAGCTGAAGAGCTGGCAAAATATGCTAAGGAAAACGGACTTGGAAACCCTGAACTTTTCAATACTGTTTCAGAAATGTGTAATCATTGCGATGCCATCGCTATTTACTCACCCAATTATACCCGGCTGGCAATTATGGAAGAAATTGCGGATGCCGTTCAAAAAGGAGCTCCATTAAAAGGCGTTATCTGTGAAAAACCACTTGGGCGAACCGTAGCTGAAGCGCAAAAAATGGTAGACCTTGCCCGTGGCGCCAATCTTTTGACGGCATATTATGAGAATCAGCTGCATATGAAAGCTGTTAATAATGCCCTTGATCAACTACGTCCACAGCAGGAAGTGATGGGTTCGTTTACACTGGCCCGAAGTACCGAAGAACATGCGGGGCCACATAACGCCTGGTTCTGGAATCCAGCCCAACAGGGAGGCGGCGTATTGTCGGACATGGGCTGCCATAGCATTGCAGTTTGTCGACACATTCTCACTCCTCATGGAAAATCACCCACATTTCTGGAACCGGTTGCCGTGCAATGTGATACTTCTCTTTTGAAATGGGGACAACCAAAATATCGCAAACAACTGAAGGAAAAATTTGGAGTCGATTATGCTGAAACTCCTGCGGAAGACTTTGTAACAGGCATCATCACATTCAAAAACCCGGAAACCGGCCAGCTTGTAAAAGGCCAATTCACCAATTCCTGGATGTACGATAAACAAGGGCTCCGCCTTTCTATGGATGCTTTAGGCCCCGGTTATGCCATGGAGATCAATTCTCTGATTTCTCCCTCGGAAATATTTATTGGTGATGAAGCTGCTGAAGGCGTGGCAGATGCTGAATTGGCAATGGAAAAATCAACAGCTTCTAGGGGACTTCTTCCCGTCCATCCAAATGAAGCGGATTTGTATGGATATGGAACAGAGCAACAGGATGTGGTTCATTCTTTTCTAAATGGTAAAGATGCCTTCCTGAATTGGGAATTCGGAGTTGAAGTTTCAAAGCTCGTTCAGGCGGCGTATTTGGCTGCCGAAAAAGGAGTAACCATTGATTTGACAGATCAAAATATTCAGGAGGAACTGAAAACCTATAAATCTCTCATCGCACAGGGTAAAGGAGCTGATGTTCTCTTTTCCTGA
- a CDS encoding PH domain-containing protein, giving the protein MTEKTIRLEPRKSHHFWWYVIGVLLTPLLVGLYILYKKISELSGTFYKITDRSITTVHPTYTEMVDIENINEVDIHQRWTDKKFGIGTLQLKTNTRRVELIGLENPEDLAKMILKAAEMQRKRILDQKKRNSQKTELNPGSMDRLDYLTGLWQQGLITNDEYNQEKKHFEGD; this is encoded by the coding sequence ATGACTGAAAAAACAATCCGTTTAGAACCGAGAAAAAGCCACCATTTTTGGTGGTATGTAATCGGTGTTCTTTTAACTCCTCTTCTTGTTGGTCTTTATATTCTTTACAAAAAAATCAGTGAGCTTTCTGGCACATTTTATAAAATTACGGATCGGTCTATTACAACTGTTCATCCCACATACACGGAGATGGTAGACATTGAAAACATCAACGAGGTTGACATCCATCAGCGCTGGACAGATAAAAAATTTGGAATCGGTACTCTTCAATTAAAAACCAATACAAGAAGAGTTGAACTTATAGGACTTGAAAATCCTGAGGATCTAGCCAAGATGATTCTTAAAGCTGCCGAAATGCAGAGAAAACGAATTCTGGATCAAAAGAAAAGAAATTCCCAAAAAACGGAGTTAAATCCCGGCAGTATGGACAGACTGGATTACCTGACAGGCTTATGGCAACAAGGTCTGATAACTAATGATGAATATAATCAGGAAAAGAAGCATTTTGAGGGAGACTGA
- a CDS encoding cupin domain-containing protein, translated as MKLKLLLFAVIVAISLLVVTCEQSTSQTADEPVTSTQLLQTSTAWNNQPIEYPKTESAEITALHIEFAPGSETAFHRHPVASLAYIMSGELEVTIKDGETKIFRTGDAFAEVVNTWHYGKNVGDEPVRLVVFYIGEEGMELTEHLSEVEGE; from the coding sequence ATGAAATTAAAACTTCTCTTATTTGCCGTTATCGTGGCCATTTCTTTGTTAGTGGTTACCTGTGAACAAAGCACATCACAAACAGCCGACGAACCGGTAACCAGCACTCAACTTCTTCAAACCTCTACAGCCTGGAATAATCAACCGATTGAATATCCGAAGACGGAATCTGCCGAAATAACCGCTTTGCATATAGAATTTGCGCCGGGTTCTGAAACAGCTTTTCATCGTCATCCTGTGGCTTCGCTTGCCTATATTATGAGTGGGGAACTTGAGGTTACTATTAAAGATGGAGAGACTAAAATTTTTCGGACCGGAGATGCATTTGCCGAAGTTGTAAACACATGGCATTATGGGAAAAACGTTGGCGATGAGCCTGTTCGACTGGTTGTGTTTTATATTGGCGAAGAGGGAATGGAACTCACAGAACATTTATCTGAAGTTGAAGGAGAGTAG
- a CDS encoding APC family permease: protein MSNLKNELERSIKTPGAIFMGLGSIVGTGIFVSIAIATQIAGNGIIISIVIAAILATFNGLSSAQLAAAHPVSGGTYEYGYRFLNSYLGFTAGWMFMIAKSASAATAVLGCVGYIFYAVDFQAGSLTLVISGLAILFVMTIMVSGGIRRSNTANKVIVSVTLLGLFVLIVAAGFVNGLPVEPITNALTDTSGSSILYGSALMFVAYTGYGRIATLGEEVHSPGTTIPKAIILAMVIIVVLYLLVSLTALSIMGADAFGHTIDGEAAPLMIVAETLSVPLIGPVITIAAITAMLGVLLNLILGLSRVLLGMARRRDVPHVLSKINPQTKSPAAAVLVTGIIIGLLVMSGDVIFTWSFSAFTVLIYYSITNLSALMMPKELRLYPVWIPAMGLFGCLFLSFWIEPVIWISGVAFLVVGLIWHTIAKRKRTEII from the coding sequence ATGAGCAACCTGAAAAACGAACTTGAGAGAAGTATAAAAACTCCCGGAGCCATTTTTATGGGCTTGGGTTCCATTGTAGGCACCGGCATTTTTGTGAGTATCGCCATTGCCACACAAATTGCCGGAAACGGAATCATAATTTCCATTGTAATAGCAGCAATCCTGGCCACTTTTAACGGATTAAGCAGTGCTCAATTAGCTGCGGCTCATCCGGTTAGTGGAGGAACATATGAATATGGATACCGGTTTTTGAATTCTTATCTCGGTTTTACTGCCGGCTGGATGTTTATGATTGCCAAATCTGCTTCTGCTGCTACAGCTGTTCTGGGATGCGTGGGTTATATCTTTTATGCAGTGGATTTTCAGGCCGGTTCGCTTACACTTGTGATTTCCGGTTTGGCGATACTGTTCGTGATGACGATTATGGTTTCCGGCGGAATCCGAAGAAGTAATACTGCGAATAAAGTGATTGTATCGGTAACTCTTCTTGGACTTTTTGTTTTGATTGTTGCAGCGGGTTTTGTGAACGGGCTGCCAGTTGAACCCATCACAAATGCTTTGACGGATACCTCCGGATCATCCATTCTCTATGGTTCTGCCCTCATGTTTGTTGCTTACACAGGTTATGGACGAATTGCCACTTTAGGCGAGGAAGTTCATTCGCCGGGAACTACAATCCCAAAAGCAATTATTCTGGCGATGGTGATCATTGTGGTTTTGTACCTGTTGGTTTCTCTTACGGCACTTTCCATTATGGGAGCCGATGCATTCGGACACACTATAGATGGTGAAGCCGCTCCCCTTATGATTGTCGCCGAAACACTCTCCGTTCCTCTCATTGGTCCGGTCATCACGATCGCGGCCATAACGGCAATGCTTGGGGTTTTACTCAATCTCATTTTAGGCCTTTCCAGGGTACTGCTGGGAATGGCAAGACGACGTGACGTACCTCACGTTTTATCAAAAATCAATCCTCAGACCAAAAGTCCCGCTGCGGCAGTTTTGGTTACAGGAATTATCATCGGGTTGCTGGTAATGAGTGGCGATGTGATTTTTACCTGGTCATTCAGTGCATTCACGGTTTTGATCTATTACTCCATCACCAATCTTTCTGCTTTGATGATGCCCAAAGAACTAAGACTCTATCCTGTCTGGATTCCGGCTATGGGACTTTTTGGATGCCTTTTTCTCTCCTTCTGGATTGAACCCGTTATTTGGATTTCAGGTGTGGCTTTTCTTGTTGTGGGATTGATCTGGCACACCATTGCTAAGAGGAAAAGGACAGAAATAATTTAG